From the Homo sapiens chromosome 1, GRCh38.p14 Primary Assembly genome, one window contains:
- the PRPF3 gene encoding U4/U6 small nuclear ribonucleoprotein Prp3 isoform X5, which produces MALSKRELDELKPWIEKTVKRVLGFSEPTVVTAALNCVGKGMDKKKAADHLKPFLDDSTLRFVDKLFEAVEEGRSSRHSKSSSDRSRKRELKEVFGDDSEISKESSGVKKRRIPRFEEVEEEPEVIPGPPSESPGMLTKLQIKQMMEAATRQIEERKKQLSFISPPTPQPKTPSSSQPERLPIGNTIQPSQAATFMNDAIEKARKAAELQARIQAQLALKPGLIGNANMVGLANLHAMGIAPPKVELKDQTKPTPLILDEQGRTVDATGKEIELTHRMPTLKANIRAVKREQFKQQLKEKPSEDMESNTFFDPRVSIAPSQRQRRTFKFHDKGKFEKIAQRLRTKYRGKSQERRLFWNHKSC; this is translated from the exons ATGGCACTGTCAAAGAGGGAGCTGGATGAGCTGAAACCATGGATAGAGAAGACAGTGAAGAGGGTCCTGGGTTTCTCAGAGCCTACGGTGGTCACAGCAGCATTGAACTGTGTGGGGAAGGGCATGGACAAGAAGAAGGCAGCCG ATCATCTGAAACCTTTTCTTGATGATTCTACTCTCCGATTTGTGGACAAACTGTTTGAGGCTGTGGAGGAAGGCCGAAGCTCTAGGCATTCCAAGTCTAGCAGTGACAGGAGCAGAAAACGAGAGCTAAAG GAGGTGTTTGGTGATGACTCTGAGATCTCTAAAGAATCATCAGGAGTAAAGAAGCGACGAATACCCCGTTTTGAGGAGGTGGAAGAAGAGCCAGAGGTGATCCCTGGGCCTCCATCAGAGAGCCCTGGCATGCTGACTAAGCTCCAG ATCAAACAGATGATGGAGGCAGCAACACGACAAATCGAGGAGAGGAAAAAACAGCTGAGCTTCATTAGCCCCCCTACACCTCAG CCAAAGACTCCTTCTTCCTCCCAACCAGAACGACTTCCTATTGGCAACACTATTCAGCCCTCCCAGGCTGCCACTTTCATGAATGATGCCATTGAGAAGGCAAGGAAAGCAGCTGAACTGCAAGCTCGAATCCAAGCCCAGCTGGCACTGAAGCCAGGACTCATCGGCAATGCCAACATGGTGGGCCTGGCTAATCTCCATGCCATGGGCATTGCTCCCCC GAAGGTGGAGTTAAAAGACCAAACGAAACCTACACCACTGATCCTGGATGAGCAAGGGCGCACTGTAGATGCAACAGGCAAGGAGATTGAGCTGACACACCGCATGCCTACTCTGAAAGCCAATATTCGTGCTGTGAAGAGGGAACAATTCAAGCAACAACTAAAGGAAAAGCCATCAGAAGACATGGAATCCAATACCTTTTTTGACCCCCGAGTCTCCATTGCCCCTTCCCAGCGCCAGAGACGCACTTTTAAATTCCATGACAAGGGCAAATTTGAGAAGATTGCTCAGCGATTACGGACAAAG